One segment of Methanobrevibacter sp. DNA contains the following:
- a CDS encoding TIGR00303 family protein yields the protein MIDGITTYGSTELIEKLQEADESVFLLTIGTTDTSLIPNISGAGATPELTIFTPAADAEFLILGEVRCTETAAETVVDGAAAPTPARLTKAALQLSNIPFTIIDAGSKVKPDVKYHSLGQDYGRDIRTGKGILNPLEIIENGKELGAELSNRHDMLIIGESIAAGTTTALGVLKALGYEANEKVSGSMPFNPHDLKSKTVDEGLKNAGITPGEADAVQAIAAVGDPTIAGIAGIVLGSNIPIILAGGTQMAATCAVIKSIQPNFDFSRINLATTVFVAGDETADLFGILEQIDDNITVNVVDPRFEDSNHEGLKNYLTGFVKEGAGAGGMMFTALVLGSSVEELREKIEKVCRD from the coding sequence ATGATTGATGGAATAACAACTTATGGATCAACTGAATTAATAGAAAAATTACAGGAAGCTGATGAATCAGTATTTTTACTTACAATCGGAACAACTGATACCTCCTTGATTCCAAACATTTCAGGAGCAGGAGCAACACCCGAATTAACAATATTCACTCCTGCTGCAGATGCGGAATTTTTAATTTTAGGAGAAGTTCGTTGTACAGAAACAGCAGCAGAAACAGTTGTTGATGGTGCAGCAGCTCCAACTCCCGCAAGACTTACAAAAGCAGCACTTCAACTTTCAAATATCCCATTTACTATTATTGATGCGGGTTCCAAAGTCAAACCTGATGTAAAATACCATAGCCTTGGGCAAGATTATGGAAGAGACATAAGAACTGGAAAAGGTATTTTAAATCCTTTAGAAATTATTGAAAATGGTAAAGAGTTAGGTGCAGAATTATCCAACAGACATGATATGCTCATTATTGGTGAAAGTATTGCTGCAGGAACAACAACAGCACTTGGAGTCTTAAAGGCTTTAGGTTATGAAGCTAATGAAAAAGTTAGTGGAAGTATGCCTTTTAACCCTCATGACTTAAAATCAAAAACTGTTGATGAAGGATTGAAAAATGCTGGAATAACTCCTGGTGAAGCTGATGCAGTGCAGGCTATTGCAGCGGTAGGAGATCCAACAATTGCAGGAATTGCAGGAATCGTATTAGGTTCAAATATCCCAATCATTTTAGCTGGTGGAACACAGATGGCAGCAACTTGCGCTGTGATAAAATCAATCCAGCCAAACTTTGATTTCTCAAGAATTAACTTAGCTACTACAGTATTCGTTGCAGGGGATGAAACTGCAGATTTATTTGGAATTTTAGAACAAATCGATGACAACATTACTGTCAATGTAGTGGATCCTAGATTTGAAGATTCAAATCATGAAGGATTAAAAAATTATTTAACAGGATTTGTTAAAGAAGGAGCAGGAGCTGGAGGAATGATGTTTACAGCACTTGTTTTAGGAAGTTCTGTTGAAGAATTAAGAGAAAAAATAGAAAAAGTATGTAGAGATTAA
- a CDS encoding DHH family phosphoesterase has protein sequence MLNRASEATDVLKEHIEKDSVIRIISHNDADGISSAAVLANALAEEDVQFHTTIIPRLKEDIVNQLRHEKYDLFIFSDMGSPFIKEFNTYKHDVIVADHHQVNDIESESNVVHLNPHLFGIDGSKDLCGAGSSYLTIRELDKKHLAYFALVGAFGDMQGQDGFTGVNKLIVNDALESGTLEIHEGLKIVSKASEPIFKSLAYTFSPPLPKISGDVDGAREFLERMNLSYGIKFTDLEDEEKDLLKDALMSINPDIFGDCYTVPKEVPLLRDLEEYSYILDACGKNKKQGLGLSIALGERDQALDAALKLQRQYRDQIVKGLEWIKKQGAEQLNSIQYLYSEDKVLKSVMGTIASIGLSVELLDDSKPVIGLSRLHKDIKISGRTTRDMVAKGVNLGKALQDSSNNFGGTGGGHDIAAGAMIPYEFKDNFLHLVDEMVEYQLTND, from the coding sequence TTGTTAAATAGGGCTAGTGAAGCAACTGATGTGCTTAAGGAGCACATCGAAAAGGACAGCGTTATAAGAATTATTTCTCATAACGATGCTGATGGAATATCCTCTGCAGCAGTATTAGCGAATGCTCTTGCTGAAGAGGATGTTCAATTCCACACTACAATTATTCCTCGTCTTAAAGAGGATATTGTAAATCAGTTAAGGCATGAAAAATATGATTTATTCATATTTTCAGACATGGGAAGTCCATTTATTAAAGAATTCAATACATACAAACATGATGTTATTGTTGCAGACCACCACCAAGTAAATGACATTGAATCAGAAAGTAATGTTGTTCACTTAAATCCTCATTTATTCGGAATAGATGGAAGTAAGGATTTATGTGGTGCAGGTTCAAGTTATTTAACCATTCGTGAACTTGACAAAAAACATTTGGCTTATTTTGCTTTAGTTGGTGCATTTGGTGATATGCAAGGACAAGATGGATTTACTGGTGTAAATAAACTTATTGTTAATGATGCTCTTGAAAGTGGAACTTTGGAAATTCATGAAGGATTGAAAATTGTTTCCAAAGCATCTGAACCGATTTTTAAATCTTTAGCTTATACTTTTTCACCGCCTCTTCCTAAAATAAGTGGGGATGTTGATGGTGCTCGTGAATTTTTAGAACGTATGAATTTATCTTATGGAATCAAATTCACTGATTTGGAAGATGAAGAGAAAGATTTGTTAAAAGACGCTCTTATGTCTATTAATCCAGATATTTTTGGAGATTGTTATACAGTTCCAAAAGAAGTGCCGTTATTGCGTGACTTGGAAGAATATTCATATATTCTTGATGCATGCGGTAAAAACAAAAAACAGGGTCTCGGTTTAAGTATTGCACTTGGTGAACGTGATCAAGCGCTTGATGCTGCTTTGAAATTACAACGCCAATACCGTGACCAAATAGTTAAAGGCCTTGAATGGATTAAAAAACAGGGTGCTGAACAACTTAACAGTATTCAATATTTATATTCTGAAGATAAAGTATTGAAATCTGTAATGGGTACTATTGCAAGTATTGGTTTATCAGTTGAATTATTAGATGATTCAAAACCGGTAATTGGTCTTTCTAGACTTCATAAGGACATTAAAATCTCTGGTAGAACCACTCGTGATATGGTTGCAAAAGGAGTTAACTTAGGTAAAGCATTACAAGACTCTTCAAACAACTTTGGTGGTACGGGAGGAGGTCATGACATCGCAGCAGGTGCTATGATACCTTATGAATTTAAAGACAATTTCCTACACTTAGTTGATGAAATGGTTGAATATCAATTAACTAATGATTAA
- a CDS encoding Mur ligase family protein: MNYLVVGAGNASRPVARLLNHLGHSVVVTDLKDISEFKIEFQRSLIEMGKEGVTLDMANKDPSVDGFDAVYMPPTLPKTAPIAQKIAESDLKILTNEEFSKMVNDLIPVDIIGITGTMGKTTTTFITTSLFKQAGYKVWSCSSLVNNLVSEAIIDGIVKGKVNECDIAIFELPHGTIGLLNKLDIKIGLLTNIAEDHLSEFGGSLEKYQQRKLVLQAMSETFVSNNSCRDIIESVRDDALFYALDEDVDFKGTVGDKSLTISYEDNEFTTPFNMMSYFFENSVAASAVALTYGVSEKDIIDALTVFKGLPAHMEDVGDYNGRKVILDSAFLYDGMKITLDYFKDESVVLFLDHFDTLSVRDKAEVGELVSGYDLKVVIASGFNEVTQCVEMEAAHEILDAITNPKIEKVAVETIEKAAELTFKYSEPGDIILHMGPLIAYDRLTTVEKITKGLEIGSKKYE, encoded by the coding sequence ATGAATTATTTAGTTGTTGGTGCTGGAAATGCTAGTAGGCCTGTTGCAAGATTATTAAACCATTTAGGTCATAGTGTTGTTGTAACAGATTTAAAAGACATTTCTGAATTTAAAATAGAGTTTCAAAGAAGCTTAATCGAAATGGGAAAAGAAGGAGTAACTTTAGACATGGCGAATAAAGACCCTTCAGTTGATGGGTTTGATGCTGTTTATATGCCACCTACTTTACCGAAAACCGCTCCAATTGCTCAAAAAATTGCGGAGTCTGACTTAAAAATTTTAACTAATGAAGAATTCTCTAAAATGGTAAATGATTTAATTCCTGTTGATATTATTGGAATTACTGGAACCATGGGAAAGACCACTACTACTTTTATTACAACTAGCTTGTTCAAACAGGCAGGATATAAGGTTTGGTCATGTTCTTCTCTTGTAAATAACTTGGTTTCAGAAGCAATCATTGATGGAATCGTTAAAGGAAAAGTCAATGAGTGTGATATAGCTATTTTTGAGCTTCCTCATGGTACTATTGGACTTTTAAATAAACTGGATATTAAGATAGGTCTCTTAACTAATATTGCAGAAGACCATTTATCTGAATTTGGAGGATCCCTTGAGAAATATCAACAACGTAAACTTGTATTGCAGGCTATGAGTGAAACTTTTGTATCAAACAATTCATGCCGTGATATAATTGAATCAGTTCGTGATGATGCGTTATTCTATGCATTGGATGAAGATGTTGACTTTAAAGGTACTGTGGGAGACAAATCATTAACCATTTCATATGAAGATAATGAATTTACAACACCATTCAATATGATGAGTTATTTCTTTGAAAACTCTGTTGCGGCATCTGCTGTTGCATTAACTTATGGTGTTAGTGAAAAAGATATTATTGATGCTTTAACTGTATTTAAAGGATTGCCTGCACATATGGAAGATGTAGGTGATTATAATGGAAGAAAAGTTATCCTTGATTCTGCATTCTTATATGATGGAATGAAAATAACATTGGATTACTTTAAAGATGAAAGTGTCGTATTGTTCTTGGATCATTTTGATACGTTATCCGTAAGGGATAAGGCGGAAGTTGGTGAACTTGTAAGTGGCTATGATCTTAAAGTGGTTATAGCTAGTGGATTCAATGAAGTTACACAATGTGTTGAAATGGAAGCTGCACATGAAATCTTGGATGCTATAACAAATCCTAAAATTGAAAAAGTGGCTGTTGAAACAATAGAAAAAGCGGCTGAATTGACTTTCAAATACTCCGAACCTGGAGATATTATTTTACATATGGGGCCGCTTATAGCATATGATAGATTAACTACTGTTGAAAAAATTACTAAAGGACTTGAGATAGGAAGTAAAAAATATGAATAA
- the uppP gene encoding undecaprenyl-diphosphatase UppP, whose amino-acid sequence MDILQAIIIGIVQGLTEFLPVSSSAHLVFAQKLVGTESSLTFDILLHLGTLIAVLWFFRWDIIKMLRSWWLSIGDLLQGRFKQGLYDDPYKRLAWYVILATIPVGIVGVLFDDAVESLFAGALYVPAFFLFVTGTILYLSQRMNSGKINMDNISKVEALVMGLGQACAIMPGLSRSGTTIAAGLVMGLDKEFAAKFSFILSVPAIFGAFVFKLKDIGSAMDVNFLPIFIGFIVSIIAGYLAIKWMLDLIKNRSLDIFAYYCWLMGIIVFMGSIAHIF is encoded by the coding sequence ATGGATATTTTACAGGCTATAATCATTGGTATTGTTCAGGGATTAACTGAATTTTTACCAGTTAGTAGCTCAGCACATTTAGTGTTCGCTCAAAAGTTAGTTGGGACTGAAAGCTCTCTTACTTTTGATATTTTACTTCATTTAGGTACATTAATTGCTGTTCTTTGGTTCTTCCGTTGGGATATAATCAAAATGCTTAGATCATGGTGGTTAAGTATTGGTGATTTATTGCAAGGAAGATTCAAACAAGGTTTATACGATGACCCTTATAAAAGACTTGCATGGTATGTTATTTTAGCTACTATTCCTGTTGGAATCGTTGGAGTATTATTCGATGATGCTGTAGAGTCATTATTTGCAGGTGCACTTTACGTTCCGGCATTTTTCTTATTTGTAACCGGTACTATTCTCTACTTGTCTCAAAGGATGAATAGTGGTAAAATTAATATGGATAATATTTCTAAGGTTGAAGCTTTAGTAATGGGATTAGGTCAAGCATGTGCAATAATGCCTGGGCTTTCACGTTCTGGAACTACCATTGCTGCAGGTTTGGTAATGGGTCTTGATAAAGAATTTGCTGCTAAATTCAGTTTTATCTTATCTGTCCCAGCAATATTTGGAGCATTTGTTTTTAAATTAAAAGACATTGGTTCTGCAATGGATGTTAATTTTTTACCTATTTTCATAGGTTTCATTGTATCCATAATTGCAGGATATCTTGCTATTAAATGGATGTTAGATTTAATTAAAAATAGAAGCTTAGATATTTTTGCTTATTATTGTTGGTTGATGGGTATTATAGTGTTTATGGGCTCAATTGCTCATATATTTTAA
- a CDS encoding 30S ribosomal protein S15, whose translation MARPEWVTYSDEEIEEMILKFNKEGKSTSEIGIVLRDQYGIPSVKDVTGERITQILKRNDQSGKYPEDLLNLIRRAVNIRDHLAENPKDLHSKRGLTIIESRIRRLASYYVSEGALPEGWRYNPKEAALLVK comes from the coding sequence ATGGCAAGACCAGAATGGGTAACTTATAGTGATGAAGAAATTGAAGAAATGATTTTAAAATTTAACAAAGAAGGTAAAAGTACTTCTGAAATCGGTATTGTATTAAGAGACCAATACGGAATTCCATCTGTAAAAGATGTTACTGGTGAAAGAATCACCCAAATCTTAAAAAGAAACGATCAATCTGGAAAATACCCAGAAGACTTATTAAATTTAATCAGAAGGGCTGTTAACATCAGAGACCACTTAGCTGAAAATCCTAAAGATTTACACTCTAAAAGAGGTTTAACTATCATCGAATCTAGAATTAGAAGATTAGCATCTTACTACGTAAGTGAAGGTGCATTACCTGAAGGATGGAGATATAATCCAAAAGAAGCAGCACTCCTTGTTAAATAG
- a CDS encoding aconitase X catalytic domain-containing protein — translation MINMFLTKKEEQMCDGEFGETIRKSMDILVALGDIYGASKLVDITSAQVSGVSYKTIGDAGLEYLEDLARDGSGKATINASLNPPGTDLDNWKELGFPEEFAIKQNQIVDAYANLGIYKTCTCTPYLVGNVPRFGDHVSWSESSAVAFVNSVIGARTNREGGPAALAAAIVGKTPLYGFHLEQNRKANLIVNVDCEISGADVGALGYIVGKFVGGGVPYFNLKNTPDNNDLKTLGAALASSGSVALYHVEGVTPEHKNAGKDDVEDIMFVSRDQINETRQKLSTTDKEPDLICLGCPHASLDEIKQVADIVQGKTIKNKLWICTSVSVKATADRMGYTKIIEQAGGNVVCDTCMVVAPIEDMGFEVIGVNSAKAANYVPSMGGLDVVYNDVENLIQFE, via the coding sequence ATGATTAATATGTTTTTAACAAAAAAAGAAGAACAAATGTGTGATGGGGAGTTCGGAGAAACTATTAGAAAAAGTATGGATATCTTAGTTGCTTTAGGAGATATCTATGGTGCTTCTAAATTGGTTGACATTACTTCTGCACAAGTATCTGGTGTTTCATATAAAACTATTGGGGATGCTGGTTTAGAATATCTTGAAGATTTAGCTCGTGATGGATCAGGTAAAGCTACTATTAATGCTTCTTTAAACCCACCTGGAACTGATTTGGATAATTGGAAAGAGTTAGGTTTTCCTGAAGAATTTGCAATTAAGCAAAATCAAATTGTAGATGCTTATGCAAATCTTGGGATTTACAAAACATGTACTTGTACACCATATCTGGTTGGTAATGTTCCAAGGTTTGGAGACCATGTGTCTTGGTCTGAATCATCTGCTGTAGCATTTGTTAACTCTGTTATTGGTGCTAGAACCAATCGTGAAGGTGGACCAGCAGCATTAGCAGCAGCTATTGTTGGTAAAACTCCGTTATACGGATTCCACTTGGAACAAAATAGGAAAGCTAATTTAATTGTTAATGTTGATTGTGAAATCAGTGGTGCTGATGTTGGTGCATTAGGTTACATAGTCGGTAAATTTGTCGGTGGAGGTGTTCCTTACTTTAATTTAAAAAACACTCCAGACAATAATGACTTGAAAACTTTGGGAGCAGCACTTGCTTCTTCAGGTTCCGTTGCACTTTATCATGTGGAAGGCGTAACTCCAGAACATAAAAATGCTGGAAAAGATGATGTTGAAGACATCATGTTCGTTTCTAGAGATCAAATAAATGAAACTCGCCAAAAGTTATCAACTACTGATAAGGAACCAGATTTAATTTGTCTTGGATGTCCTCATGCATCACTTGATGAAATTAAACAAGTAGCAGATATTGTCCAAGGAAAAACTATTAAAAACAAATTATGGATTTGTACATCCGTAAGTGTAAAGGCAACCGCTGATAGAATGGGTTATACCAAAATTATAGAACAAGCAGGTGGAAACGTTGTATGTGATACCTGTATGGTTGTAGCTCCTATTGAAGATATGGGCTTTGAAGTAATAGGTGTAAACTCAGCAAAAGCAGCAAACTATGTTCCATCTATGGGTGGACTTGACGTTGTCTATAATGATGTGGAAAATTTAATTCAGTTTGAATAA
- a CDS encoding branched-chain amino acid transaminase, with protein sequence MAWDDTASKIWVDGEMVDWKDAKIHVLSHVVHYGTSVFEGIRAYKNENGVAVFRLKEHVQRLFDSAKIYKMEIPYTQEEIEEAILETVRVNDLNGCYIRPIAFKGYGQLGVDPSNCPVNVVIAAWEWGSYLGEEGMANGVDIGVSSWRKPAPDTFPALAKCGANYMNSQLAKLEAIDNGYDEAIMLDYEGHVSEGSGENIFLVEGETLHTPSMASSNLKGITRDSIMTVARDLGYEVVEEVISRERLYVADEVFFTGTAAEVTPIRSIDHRTIGIGKRGPISEKIQSAFFDIVEAKVEDKYGWLSYI encoded by the coding sequence ATGGCATGGGATGATACGGCTAGTAAAATTTGGGTAGACGGTGAAATGGTTGACTGGAAAGACGCAAAAATTCATGTACTTTCTCACGTAGTCCACTATGGTACAAGTGTTTTTGAAGGAATTCGTGCATACAAAAACGAAAATGGTGTTGCTGTATTCCGTTTAAAAGAGCATGTACAACGTTTATTCGATTCCGCAAAAATCTATAAAATGGAAATTCCATACACACAAGAAGAAATTGAAGAAGCAATTTTAGAAACAGTTCGTGTAAATGATTTAAATGGATGTTACATCCGTCCTATTGCATTTAAAGGATACGGACAATTAGGTGTAGACCCTTCAAACTGTCCTGTTAATGTGGTTATTGCTGCTTGGGAATGGGGATCTTACCTTGGTGAAGAAGGTATGGCAAACGGTGTAGATATTGGAGTATCCTCTTGGAGAAAACCAGCACCTGATACTTTCCCTGCACTTGCAAAATGTGGTGCAAACTACATGAACTCTCAATTAGCAAAACTTGAAGCTATTGACAATGGATATGATGAAGCTATCATGCTTGATTATGAAGGGCATGTTTCTGAAGGTAGTGGAGAAAACATTTTCCTCGTTGAAGGTGAAACATTACACACTCCATCAATGGCATCATCTAACCTTAAAGGTATTACCAGAGATTCTATCATGACTGTTGCACGTGATTTAGGTTATGAAGTTGTTGAAGAAGTTATTTCAAGAGAAAGATTATATGTTGCAGATGAAGTATTCTTTACTGGAACTGCTGCTGAAGTAACTCCAATTCGTTCAATCGATCACAGAACCATTGGTATCGGTAAAAGAGGACCAATTTCCGAAAAAATCCAATCAGCTTTCTTCGATATTGTAGAAGCTAAAGTAGAAGATAAATACGGCTGGTTATCTTACATCTAA
- a CDS encoding bifunctional N(6)-L-threonylcarbamoyladenine synthase/serine/threonine protein kinase: MIILICLGIEGTAEKTGVGIVDSDGNILAMAGNQLFPEEGGIHPRMAAEHHAEWIPKLIPQALEESGLSYDDIDLISFSQGPGLGPGLRIVATSARSLALSLKKPIIGVNHCIGHVEVGKLDTGAVNPVSLYVSGGNSQVIAYESGRYRIFGETLDIAIGNCLDHFGRETGLGHPGGPVVEKLAKQGSYIDLPYVVKGMDFSFSGLLSAALREAKKGTPMEDICFSLQETAFSMLVEVTERALSHTQKDEVMLCGGVAANSRLREMLNTMAEEHGATFYMPKMKLCGDNGVMIAWLGLLMCNEFGPMDLSQTSIIQKFRTDEVDIPWIDNTKTYLKLSDDLIAKGAESNIVKSNYLGQKAVLKDRVPKGYRIPEIDNKIRKARTKEEAKLLSDAKRAGVKTPVLYDINLDEKSILMEEIEGSMVKEVIDEDLSFRIGEEISKLHSADIIHGDITSSNMMLQDDKLVFIDFGLGRYSNMDEDKAVDLLVLKKSLQSIDYNLALRYFDRVLEGYNNKNIVNKISDIESRGRYTH; encoded by the coding sequence TTGATTATTTTGATATGTTTAGGAATTGAAGGAACTGCAGAAAAAACCGGTGTCGGTATTGTTGATAGTGATGGTAATATCTTAGCTATGGCTGGGAATCAATTATTCCCTGAAGAAGGTGGTATCCATCCAAGAATGGCTGCAGAACATCATGCAGAATGGATTCCTAAATTAATTCCACAGGCTCTTGAAGAGTCTGGGCTTTCTTATGACGATATTGATTTGATATCATTTTCACAAGGTCCAGGGTTAGGTCCGGGTTTGAGAATTGTTGCAACTTCTGCCCGTAGTCTTGCGTTGTCACTTAAAAAACCTATAATTGGTGTTAATCATTGTATTGGTCATGTTGAAGTTGGAAAACTTGATACTGGTGCTGTAAATCCAGTTTCTCTTTATGTGAGTGGTGGAAACAGTCAGGTAATTGCATATGAAAGTGGAAGATATAGGATTTTTGGTGAAACTTTAGATATTGCTATCGGTAACTGCCTTGACCATTTTGGTCGTGAAACCGGTCTTGGACATCCTGGTGGTCCTGTTGTGGAAAAGTTAGCTAAACAGGGTTCATATATTGATTTGCCATATGTTGTAAAAGGAATGGACTTTTCATTTTCAGGATTATTATCTGCAGCATTAAGGGAAGCTAAAAAAGGAACTCCTATGGAGGATATATGTTTTTCACTTCAGGAAACAGCTTTTTCAATGCTTGTTGAAGTAACAGAACGTGCACTTTCACATACTCAGAAGGATGAAGTTATGTTGTGTGGTGGTGTTGCAGCTAATTCAAGACTTAGAGAGATGCTTAATACAATGGCTGAAGAGCATGGGGCTACATTTTACATGCCTAAGATGAAGCTTTGTGGTGATAATGGTGTAATGATTGCATGGTTAGGTCTTTTGATGTGTAATGAATTTGGACCTATGGACTTGTCCCAAACAAGCATCATCCAGAAATTCAGAACAGATGAAGTGGACATTCCTTGGATTGACAATACTAAAACATATTTGAAGTTAAGTGATGACTTGATAGCTAAAGGTGCTGAATCCAATATTGTTAAAAGTAATTATTTAGGTCAGAAAGCCGTATTAAAAGATAGGGTTCCTAAAGGATACAGAATTCCTGAAATAGACAATAAAATTAGAAAAGCAAGAACCAAAGAAGAGGCAAAGCTTTTATCCGATGCAAAACGTGCTGGTGTTAAAACTCCTGTATTGTATGATATTAATTTAGATGAAAAATCAATTTTAATGGAAGAGATTGAAGGAAGCATGGTTAAGGAGGTCATTGATGAGGATCTGTCATTCAGAATCGGTGAAGAAATTTCAAAACTTCATTCAGCAGATATTATCCATGGAGATATCACATCATCAAATATGATGCTTCAGGATGACAAATTGGTTTTCATAGATTTCGGGCTTGGAAGATATTCTAATATGGATGAGGATAAAGCAGTTGATTTGCTTGTATTAAAGAAATCTCTTCAAAGTATTGATTATAATTTGGCATTAAGATATTTTGACCGTGTATTGGAAGGATATAATAATAAAAATATAGTTAATAAAATATCTGACATTGAATCACGTGGAAGATATACTCACTAA
- a CDS encoding XTP/dITP diphosphatase: MITFITGNEHKVKEAENIFKDYDINLEHIDLGYEEPQGTLEEVAISGAKYACRKLDKPVIVEDAGLFIKALKGFPGTYSHYVQDTLGNQGILKLLADTDDRYAEFRSVIGYCAPNSEPKIFLGKVSGEIAVEEKGDLGFAFDPIFYVPSLGKTFGELTTDEKNQFSHRKNSLEQFIKWYSSQE, encoded by the coding sequence ATGATAACATTTATAACTGGGAATGAACATAAAGTTAAAGAAGCAGAGAATATTTTCAAAGATTATGACATTAACTTAGAGCATATTGATTTAGGTTATGAAGAACCTCAAGGAACTCTTGAGGAAGTAGCTATATCAGGCGCAAAATATGCTTGTCGTAAACTTGATAAACCTGTGATTGTTGAAGATGCTGGTTTATTCATTAAAGCTTTAAAAGGATTCCCTGGAACATATTCACATTATGTTCAAGATACTTTGGGAAATCAAGGAATTTTAAAGTTATTAGCAGATACTGATGACCGTTATGCCGAATTCAGGTCAGTTATTGGGTACTGTGCCCCCAATTCTGAGCCCAAGATCTTTTTAGGCAAGGTGTCAGGAGAAATCGCAGTTGAAGAAAAAGGAGATTTAGGATTCGCTTTTGATCCAATTTTTTATGTTCCAAGTCTTGGTAAGACATTTGGTGAACTCACAACTGATGAAAAAAACCAATTTTCACATAGAAAAAATTCTTTAGAACAATTTATTAAATGGTATTCTAGTCAAGAATAG